Within Thermococcus celer Vu 13 = JCM 8558, the genomic segment GCCCAAGCGCGTCCGTGTTCCCCGTTTTTCGCCATAGTCGCACTCCCTCACCTGCCAAGGCGACCCAGTAAAGAGCAAATAGCCATCTAAAGAAAGAGAATAATGACAAACTCACCTCAAAGCCAAGGAACGCCAGCGGGAAGAGCCAAGTCCAGGAAAAATAACCCTTTCTTAGTGCAACACTTTTAACCGCCCCGTAATTAAAGCTCTGCTTTATAAATCCCCTCCAGCTGGAGCGGGCGAAGTAGTAGCTTCTAATCTCGGGGTTAAAGAACAGTCTGTATCCCCTCTTGTTTATTCTCAGATTGAACTCAAAATCATCTCCAATAATCATATCCTCATCGAAACCCCCCACTTCCATTGCGATTTTTCTATCATAAAGGGCGAAAGCAACGGTCCTCGCGAAGTGAGGCCTTTCCTCGAACCAGAACGTGCTCGCACCGCTCAGGGGAGATGAGTAAACGAGGGTAACGAATCTGGCCAGTCTACTCTCGTAGAGCTTTATTATCTTCCCCCCAACGCCAGCCAGCTTTGGTTCTCTCTTCCTGACTTTAAGAAACGTTTCGACGCTTTTTCTCAGAAAATCCCGCTCCGGATACGCATGGGCCCCAAATATTATGAAGAACTCTCCCTTAGCATCTCTGAGCCCCATGTTGAAAGCGTATACCTGTCTGCGCTTTGGGTTGACTTTATAATTGATCAGGCCTGGGTGGCTTTTTTCAAATTCCCTTATTATTTCCGCGGTCTTATCAGTACTCATGCCATCATAGACAAAAATCTCATATCTGTCTTTTGGATAGTCCTGATTAACCCACTCTTCGAGACACTTCCGGATGTATTTCTCCTCATTATAGGCTGGGATTATAACACTCACAAAGGGAAGCATGATTCCACCTTTGGTAAAGTTTATATTGGAGATGGCTTTTAACATTGTTGGTGTTCAAAGATGGCTCAAAAGTTTTTCGTCCATCCATTAGCCGTTGTTGAGGAAGGCGCCGAGATAGGAGAGGGAACCAGAATATGGCACTTCGCCCACGTCAGAAAGGGTGCCAGGATAGGCAAGAACTGCAACATCGGAAAGGACGTTTACATCGATGTCAACGTTAAAATCGGAAACAACGTGAAGATCCAGAACGGGGTAAGCGTTTACCACGGCGTCAAGGTCGAGGACGACGTCTTCCTCGGCCCCCATATGACCTTCACGAACGACCTCTATCCAAGGGCCTTCAACGAGGACTGGGAAGTCGTCCCGACCCTCGTCAAAAAGGGCGCTTCTATTGGAGCCCACGCGACAATAGTCTGCGGGGTTACAATCGGTGAGTACGCGATGGTGGGGGCTGGAGCCGTAGTCACAAAAGACGTCCCGCCCTTCGGCCTCGTCTACGGCAACCCAGCCCGTCTGAAGGGCTTCGTCTGCTACTGCGGGCATAAGCTAACGGAGAAAATTGGGGAAGACAAGGAGTATATCATCTTCAAATGCTCCCACTGCGGTAGGGAAGTTAAAATAAGAAAGGAAGATTATGAAAGGTACCTGAGGGAAAAAGACCTGTGAGGCGATGAGAATGAGGAGCATCCCGATAGCCAAGCCACTGATTGGAGAAGAGGAGATAAACGCGGTCGTTGAAGTCCTGAAGAGTGGAATGCTCGCCCACGGAAAGGAAGTCGAGGCCTTTGAGAGGGAATTCGCCGATTATTTGGGGGCGAAACACGGGGTAGCCGTGACGAACGGAACCGCCGCCCTGGACGTCGCGCTGAAGGCCCTCGAAATAAAACCGGGCGACGAGGTGATAACCACCCCCTTCACCTTCATAGCCTCCGCCTCCTCCATCCTCTTCCAGGGCGCGAGGCCCGTCTTCGCCGACATAGACCCCAAAACGTACAACCTCGACCCGAACGAGGTCCTCGAGAGGATAACTCCAAAGACCAGGGCCATCCTCGTAGTCCACCTTTACGGCCAGCCAGCCAACATAAAGGCCTTCAGGGAGATAGCCGATGACCATAACCTCTACCTCGTCGAGGACTGCGCCCAGGCCCACGGGGCCGAGTTCGAGGGCCAAAAAGTCGGAACCTTCGGCGACGTAGCGGCGTTCAGCTTCTACCCGACGAAGAACATGACGACCGGAGAGGGGGGCATGGTGGTCACAGATGACGACGAGCTCGCGAGGAGGGCCAGGCTCATCAGGAGCCACGGGCAGGCCGAGAAGTACCTCCACGTGGAGCTCGGCTACAACCTGAGGACGACCAACATGGCCGGGGCTCTCGGCAGGGTTCAGCTGAGGAAGCTCGACGGATGGAACAGGAAGAGGAACGAGAACGCCAAAAAGCTGACGGAGGGCATTGGGAAGATCGGGGGTTTGATCCCACCCTACGTTGACCCGAGGGTTTACCACGTCTTCCACCAGTACGTCGTTAGGGTCGAGGACGACTTTCCGCTGGGCAGGGACGAGCTGATGGCGAAGTTGAGGGAGAGGGGAATCGGCACGGCCGTTCACTACCCGATGCCCGTCCACCACCAACCGCTCTTCCAGAAGCTCGGTTACGAGAAGGACTGCTGTCCGAACGCTATTGAGGCGAGTAAGAAGGTTCTAAGCCTGCCCGTCCATCCAGCTGTGAGCGAGGAGGACATCGGGTACATAATCCAGACGCTGAAGGAGCTCGCCTCTTAATCCTTCCATTTTAAAGTGTTCAAAAGTTGGCGGTCGGGTGCGTTAAAATGCTCAGGGTCGGGGTCGTCGGCGTTGGAATGATGGGGCAGCACCACGTGAGGGTTTACTCGGAGCTGGCCAGGGAAGGCAGGGTCGAGCTCGTCGGTATCGCGGACGCCAACCTTGAAAGGGCCAAGGAACTGGCCAGGAAATTCGGCACGAAAGCATACTCAGATTATCGGGAGCTCGCGAAGGAAGGGCTGGATGCGGTGGACATAGCGGTCCCGACTTCCCTGCACAGGGAAGTTGCCCTAGAGTTCATCGAAGCCGGAACGAGCGTCCTCGTGGAGAAACCCATAGCCGACACGATCGAGAACGCCCGGGCGATAATCGAGGCGGCCGAGAGGGAAGGGGTAACGCTCATGGTCGGCCACATAGAGCGCTTTAATCCGGCCGTTCTAAAGCTCAAGGAACTCGTATCGAGGGGAGAGCTCGGCAGGCTGGTAACGGTGAGCGCCAAGCGCGTTGGCCCCATGGCGGCGAGGATAAGGGACGTGGGCATAATAATCGACCTCGGGGTTCATGACATAGACGTCATCAGCTACCTCTTCGGAGAGCCCGTTAAGACGGTCTACGCGAGGGCCAAGAACGTGGTTCATCCAGCTGGGGTTGAGGATCACGCACTCATAACCCTCGGCTTCGACGACGGAAGCGGCATAGTGGAGACCAACTGGCTGACGCCTCACAAGACGAGAACGCTCACCGTTGTCGGAACCGGAGGAATAGCCTACCTGGACTACATCGAGCAGAGTCTCAAGCTGTACAACAGCGAGTGGATAAAGGAGGCCAAGATCCAGAAGAGGGAACCGCTGAGGAACGAGCTGGAACACTTCGTGGAGTGCGTTGAGAAAGGGAAGCGGCCGATAGTTGACGGGAAGGCCGGAATGCACGCCCTTAAGGTCGCTCTCCTCGCCCAGGAGAGCGCGAGAACCGGCAAGGTTCTGGAGGTGGAAGGATGAAGCTCATCGGATTGAACCGGGAGGAGGTTAAGAACGCCCTCAAAACCGGGAGGGTTACGATAGCCGTTTACGGCATGGGCAAGATGGGACTGCCGCTGGCCGCGGTCTTCGCCGACCACGGGGCTAAGGTCATAGGAGTGGACATCAACGAGCGCGTTGTCGAGAATATAAATCGCGGCGAGAACCACATCAAGGAGGAGCCCGGCCTCGACGAACTCGTGAGGAGGAACGTTGAGGTGGGAAGGTTAAGGGCCACCACGGACGGTATTCGAGCGGCGAAAGAGGCGGACGTGATGGTCATCCTCGTCCCGACGCTGACGGACGAGCGGGGCAACCTGAAGCTCGGTCCCGTCTACGACGTGGCGGAGAAGATCTCGAAGGGGCTTGAAAGGGGGGACATCATCATAACAGAGGCGACGATGCCACCCGGAACCACCGAGAGCCTCATCCCAATCTTTGAAAAATCTGGCCTTAAGGTTGGAGAATTCGGGCTGGCCCACGCACCGGAGAGAACGATGACCGGGACGGCCATCAGGGACATCACGGGACAGTACCCAAAGATAGTGGGGGCGAGCGACGAGAAGACGCTGGAAGCCGTCATTGGAATCTACGAGACCATCAACGGGAAGGGCGTCATCCCTATGAGTTCCATCAAGGCGGCGGAGGCTGTGAAAGTCTTTGAAGGCGTTTACAGGGACGTGAACATCGCGCTGGCCAACGAGTTAGCCCTGTGGTGCGAGGAGCACGGGCTGGACGCCCTCGAAGTCTTCCAGGCGGCAAACACACAGCCCTACTGTCACCTGCACATGCCAGGAGCCGGAGTAGGAGGGCACTGCATTCCGGTCTACCCGTGGTTCGTTATCAACCTCGCTAAAAAGACCAATCCGCGCCTGATAAAGACCGCAAGGGAAATAAACGATTCGATGCCCCATCACGTCGTTGAACTTACCGTCAAGGGGCTGAACGATGCCGGGAGGCCGCTTAAGGGTAGCAACGTCCTTGTGCTCGGCTTAACCTTCAGGGGAGGAGTTAGGGAGTTCATGAAGGCGGCGGCGAAGCCGATCATCGAGGAGCTCAAGGAGTGGGGTGCCAACGTTTACGCCTACGACCCGCTGTGCACTCGGGAGGACGCGGAGCGTTTTGGCGCCGGGTGGAAAGAGGATTTCAGAGGTATTGACGCTATAGTGATAACGGCTGACCACAGGGAGTTTAAGGAGTTGAATCTTGAAAGACTTGCGGGAGAGATGAGGACGAAGGTGATAGTGGACGGCAGGAAC encodes:
- a CDS encoding glycosyltransferase, producing the protein MLPFVSVIIPAYNEEKYIRKCLEEWVNQDYPKDRYEIFVYDGMSTDKTAEIIREFEKSHPGLINYKVNPKRRQVYAFNMGLRDAKGEFFIIFGAHAYPERDFLRKSVETFLKVRKREPKLAGVGGKIIKLYESRLARFVTLVYSSPLSGASTFWFEERPHFARTVAFALYDRKIAMEVGGFDEDMIIGDDFEFNLRINKRGYRLFFNPEIRSYYFARSSWRGFIKQSFNYGAVKSVALRKGYFSWTWLFPLAFLGFEVSLSLFSFFRWLFALYWVALAGEGVRLWRKTGNTDALGLAPVMFLFHNVISLGFVVGLLLGKRAFR
- a CDS encoding acyltransferase; this translates as MAQKFFVHPLAVVEEGAEIGEGTRIWHFAHVRKGARIGKNCNIGKDVYIDVNVKIGNNVKIQNGVSVYHGVKVEDDVFLGPHMTFTNDLYPRAFNEDWEVVPTLVKKGASIGAHATIVCGVTIGEYAMVGAGAVVTKDVPPFGLVYGNPARLKGFVCYCGHKLTEKIGEDKEYIIFKCSHCGREVKIRKEDYERYLREKDL
- a CDS encoding DegT/DnrJ/EryC1/StrS family aminotransferase is translated as MRSIPIAKPLIGEEEINAVVEVLKSGMLAHGKEVEAFEREFADYLGAKHGVAVTNGTAALDVALKALEIKPGDEVITTPFTFIASASSILFQGARPVFADIDPKTYNLDPNEVLERITPKTRAILVVHLYGQPANIKAFREIADDHNLYLVEDCAQAHGAEFEGQKVGTFGDVAAFSFYPTKNMTTGEGGMVVTDDDELARRARLIRSHGQAEKYLHVELGYNLRTTNMAGALGRVQLRKLDGWNRKRNENAKKLTEGIGKIGGLIPPYVDPRVYHVFHQYVVRVEDDFPLGRDELMAKLRERGIGTAVHYPMPVHHQPLFQKLGYEKDCCPNAIEASKKVLSLPVHPAVSEEDIGYIIQTLKELAS
- a CDS encoding UDP-N-acetylglucosamine 3-dehydrogenase, which gives rise to MAVGCVKMLRVGVVGVGMMGQHHVRVYSELAREGRVELVGIADANLERAKELARKFGTKAYSDYRELAKEGLDAVDIAVPTSLHREVALEFIEAGTSVLVEKPIADTIENARAIIEAAEREGVTLMVGHIERFNPAVLKLKELVSRGELGRLVTVSAKRVGPMAARIRDVGIIIDLGVHDIDVISYLFGEPVKTVYARAKNVVHPAGVEDHALITLGFDDGSGIVETNWLTPHKTRTLTVVGTGGIAYLDYIEQSLKLYNSEWIKEAKIQKREPLRNELEHFVECVEKGKRPIVDGKAGMHALKVALLAQESARTGKVLEVEG
- a CDS encoding nucleotide sugar dehydrogenase: MKLIGLNREEVKNALKTGRVTIAVYGMGKMGLPLAAVFADHGAKVIGVDINERVVENINRGENHIKEEPGLDELVRRNVEVGRLRATTDGIRAAKEADVMVILVPTLTDERGNLKLGPVYDVAEKISKGLERGDIIITEATMPPGTTESLIPIFEKSGLKVGEFGLAHAPERTMTGTAIRDITGQYPKIVGASDEKTLEAVIGIYETINGKGVIPMSSIKAAEAVKVFEGVYRDVNIALANELALWCEEHGLDALEVFQAANTQPYCHLHMPGAGVGGHCIPVYPWFVINLAKKTNPRLIKTAREINDSMPHHVVELTVKGLNDAGRPLKGSNVLVLGLTFRGGVREFMKAAAKPIIEELKEWGANVYAYDPLCTREDAERFGAGWKEDFRGIDAIVITADHREFKELNLERLAGEMRTKVIVDGRNVLDPEKARKYGFRYLKVGNAG